The segment GCAGCAGCTTGTAATTCGCCAGATGTGGCGTGCGGGTGCGCTGTGCAGCGGTGAGCCCTCCAGGCACCTCCTCCAGAGTCAGGGTGCTGCCCCCCTGGATGCCGGCCGGAGTGAGGCTCAGTCCGGCATTCGGGGCGGCATGCAAGGTCAGCAGGGCCCCGGGCTGCACCAGCTCAGGCTTCACGGCAATCAGGTCGCGTGACAGCATGATCGCCTGCTGGCGCATCAGGTCACCCACACGGCGAACGGTGGTATCCGGGCGGGTGGTGTGAAGCGTCGGCTGACCGCTGACAATCCAGGCCTGCTGCCCCTGTTCGCGGTTGAGGAACAGGTCTGGACCCGGGTCCTTCTCGTCGCCCTTGTGGATAATGAATCCCAGCTTCTTCCAGTCGGTTTTCATTGGCACGTCCCAGTACACTCCAAAGCTGCTGCGGCCAGTCTGGTTGAGGGGCTTGGTCCATTCGACGGTGGCGGTGGTGTCTTCCCAGGCGTGCAGTCCCCAGCCCTCGTATTTGCCGTCGGGACGGTAGTAGTTGATGCGGGTCATGCCGGCCGGTACAGGCGGGTCGGCGCTGACATAGGCAAAGTCGGCCTTGCCACTGGTCACCAGTACCTCGCGGCCCTTGGTCAGGTCGGCGAACATATCAGCACCGGGGTCCTTTTCGTCGCCCTTGTGCACAATAAAGCCCACCCTGGCGGCGCCGGCCTTGAGAGGCACGTCCCAGTACGCGCCGCCAGCGTCCACGCCGGTCGGCACCAGGGGTTTGGTCCATTCGACGGTGGCGGTGGTGTCTTCCCAGGCATGCAGTCCCCAGCCCTCGTACTTGCCGTCCGGGCGCAGGTAGCGCACCCGCAAGACGCCCTGGGGCACTCCCTGGGCCGGAGCCGTGGCCGCTGCCTTCGCTGGCGCCGCCTGAGCCACCGGCGTCTTGGAAGCGTCCACGTTCAGTGGCGCGCCCTTGGCATAGGCGACCAGCGTGCTGCCGGATTTGACAAACAGTTCGCGGCCCTTGGTCACGTCGATCCAGAGGTCCACGTTATGGTCTTTCTGGTCACCCTTGTGGACGATGAACCCGACTTTCTGGGCCCCGGCTTTCAGTGGGATATCGAAATAGGCACCCCAGTCGTCCTGGCCGACCGGCGCAAGAGGCTTGGCCCAATCGACAGTCACCGCCGTGTCCTCCCAGGCATGCAGTCCCCAACCGGCATACGCGTTGTCGGCGCGCTGGTAATGCACCCGGGCCACATTGGCGGGCAAAGAGGTTTGCGCCGCAGCCGAAGCTGCCAGCACGACCGTCAGAAGGGTCGCCAGTTTTTTCATATATCCAGAATTGTAGCGCTTCCAAAACCTACCCGGACTACAGTGCGGCTGGATATTCTGCCTTGCCCAGAAGGAATGAAGCCTGTGACACTTTCTACCGCTCTGGTATGCTCTGGGGCATGAAGCTTGTGCTGGCCGTGATTCAAGACGCCGACGCCACCGCCCTGGTGCGTGTCCTGTCCGAAAACGCCTTTGAGGTCACCAAGCTCGCCAGCACCGGCGGGTTCCTGCGTGAGGGCAACACCACCCTGATGATCGGGGTGACCGAAGAACGCCTGGGCGAACTCAAACGCCGGGTTCAGCAGACCTGCCGCTCCCGCACCCGGCTGGTGGCCCCCAGCGTACCGATGGGCGAACAGCATGAAGGGCTGGCCAGCGACCCGGTCGAGGTTCCGGTGGGAGGCGCCGTGATGTTCGTGATGGATGTCGCTGAGTTCGTCAAGGTCTGAGACAGCCAGCTAAGCGCGGCCGGCTGCTGTATGGAGCCCCGGCCGCGTCTGATTTCCTGGTCCTGTTCTGGGTGTTATTTCGTGTCGAACCAGTTGGGCCCCACGCCCACCTCTACCGCCAGCGGCACGCTGAGCTTCGCGGCGCCCTCCATGACCTCGCGGGTCACCCGGGCCACGTCCTCGGCGCGGTGTTCGGGGGCCTCAATCAGCAGTTCGTCGTGGACCTGCAGCAGCAATCGCCCACCCAGCGCCTCCAGTTCGCGGTCCAGTCGGATCATGGCGTGCTTGATGATGTCCGCGGCCGTGCCCTGGATGGGCATGTTGTAGGCCAGCCGCTCGCCAGCCTCGCGGACATTCCGGTTGGTCGCCGCCAGTTCCGGAACGTAGCGCCTCCGGCCATACAGCGTTTCGACGTAGCCCTGGGTGCGCCCGAATTCCAGCGTCCGGTCGATATAGCCGCGAATGCCGGGGTAGGTACTGAAATACGTCTCGATAAAGCCGGCAGCTTCGGCGTATGGGATGCCGAGCTCATTGCTGAGGCGGTGGGCACTCATGCCGTACAGCACGCCGAAGTTGACCGTTTTCGCTGCGCGGCGCTGATTGGAGGTAATGCTGTGTTCCTCCAGCCCCAGGACCTGCGCGGCCGTGCGGCGGTGAATGTCCGCGCCCTCACGGAAGGCCTGCTGCATCAGGGGATCGTCGGCGATATGGGCCAGCAGTCTGAGCTCGATCTGCGAGTAGTCGGCACTGATCAGGCAGTACCCCCGGTCAGCGATAAAGCCCTTGCGGATCTCGCGGCCGATATCGCTTCGGATCGGGATGTTCTGCAGGTTGGGGTTGAGGCTGCTCAGGCGTCCAGTGGCCACGGCCGTCTGTGCGAAGGTGGTATGCAGCCGTCCGGTGCGCGGATTGACCAGACTGGGCAGAGGGTCAAGGTAGGTGCCTCGCAGTTTATCCAGCTCGCGGAATTCCAGAATCAGTGGAATGACCGGGTGCTCATCACGCAGAGGCTCGAGGGCCGCTACGGCCGTGGACCGCTTACCGGTCAGCTTGGTCTTGCGACCACTGGCCAGCCCGAGTTCGTCGTACAGCACCGTTTCGAGCTGAGATGGGCTGCGCACGCTGAATTCATGCCCCACGTGCTGGTAGATCTCGGCTTCCAGCGCCGCCAGGCGGGCAGCAGCGGCGCCTGCCAGGCCCTGGATATACTCGCTGTCCAGGCGCACGCCCCGCACTTCCATCCGGGTTAGGACCGCCGCGAGCGGCTTTTCCATTTCGGAATAGAGCTTCGTGCGCGCCTCGTCAAGCTGAGGAGGCAGGTCCCGGAGCAGCCGCGCCGCAACCGTCGCCCGACCGGCAGCGTCCGCAGGCCAGGGCATCCCCAGATACCGGGGCGTGACCGTGGCCATGGTGGTGTTCGCGGGGTCGAGCAGGTAGGCGTGCAGCAGCGGGTCGTCCCCCGGATCCACCGCGGTTCCCCGAACGCTGAGGTGAGCAGCGAGCGCCTTGGCCCCGGCGGCCGTGACCGCCCGCTGCCCGATGAATTCGGCCTCGCTGACGGTGTCGGGATACCTTGCGGCCAGCTTCGCGGCGGCCTTTTCCGCCTCGCGCCGGGCCTTTTCCTGGGCCTTGAGCTGCGCCTTGGTGGGAGGCGCGGCACCTTCGGGGGCCAGCATGCCGTCAAACAGCGACTCTTGCGCCGCACCTGAACCGGTCTGACGTTGATCCTGCTTCAGGACCGGCGCCACGCGTACCACACCTGCCCCCTCGGCCTCTGTGGTCTCAAACGTCGCGGCGGCGGTCAGGTCAGCGGTCAGGTCATCTTCACGCGACAGCACGTACCCCCAGACCACGCCTGCCGCTGGGGTGCGCCACGGAGCCTCGACCGGAGTTTCCAGCGGGCCGGCGGGTTCGGGGCGCGCGACAGCTTCTGCGTCGTGGATGCTGTCCGGAACCTTCAGATCGGCGCCGGAAGCCGAGTTGAGGGCCAGTATGTCGCGCCTCACCGAGTGCAATTCCAGCTCGGTCAGCAGTTCGTCGAGGCGGGCCGGGTCACCCGGGAGGCGGCCCACACCGAAATCCACCTCCAGCGGCAGGTTCGTGACCATGCACGACAGCTCGTGGCTGAATTTAACCGCTTGTTCGGACTCCAGCAGTTTCTGACGGGTTCCGTCGGGCTTCAGGGTGCCGGCCCTGGCGGCCTCGTAGATGCCTGTCAGGCTGCCGTATTCCTGGAGCAGCTTGGCCGCCGTCTTGGGTCCGATGCCTTTGGCGCCGGGAATGTTGTCACTGGCATCACCGGTCAGCGCGCGGTAGTCCACCCACTGACGTACGGTGACCCCATACTTTTCGAGCACCTGATCCGGTCCGATCAGAGAAAAGTCGTTGGCAATCACCTTGACGTGATCGTCAAGCAGCTGGTAGGCGTCGCGGTCACTGGTCACGATGCGCACCTGCATGCCGCTGCCCTCGGCCTTGCGGGTCAGGGAGGCGATCACATCGTCCGCCTCGTATCCAGGTTCCTCCAGCCGGGGAAAACCCAGGGCGTCGACCAGCGCCCGGATGCGGTTGATCTGCCCCGGCAGGTCCGCCGGGGTCTCGGCGCGGCCGGACTTGTAGCCGTCGAACTGTTCGTGTCGGAAGGTCTTGACCGGCGGGTCGAACACCACGATCACCTGATTGGTGCGCTGCCTGGCCAGACGCAGGGTCATGCGCAGGAACCCCAGAATCGCGTTCGTCGCCTCGCCCCGGCTGTTGGTCAGGGGCGGCAGCGCAAAGTACGAACGGAACGCCAGCGCGTGACCGTCAATCAGCACCAGCGTGTCGGGGATGGGGGACGTGGTCATACCGGGCATTCTACCGGGCCGCCGCATTCTTCTGAGAACAGAACGCAACCGGGACAGGAAGTACCCTGTCCCGGAACGAAGCGATGTAGCCGCGGCTCAGGCCTGACCGCGCGCCTCGACCACGCTGGCCAGGACGCGGGCCACCTCGTGGATCTCGGTGGCGTCCTGGCCCTCGACCATGACGCGGATCAGGTTTTCTGTGCCGCTGGGGCGCAGGTTGACGCGTCCTCTCCCCGAGAGGCGCTCCTGAGCCTGCTGCACCGCCTGCTGGACCTGATCGTCCATGGCGATGGCCTTCTTGTCCTGCACACGCACGTTGACCAGGGTCTGGGGGTACATCACAAGGTCGTCGTGCAGGGCGTCGAGCGTGGTGCCCAGCTTCTTCATGCTGGCCAGCGTGAGCAGCGCAGTCAGCACGCCGTCACCGGTCGGCGAGATGTCCAGGAAAAGCACGTGGCCGCTCTGCTCGCCGCCCAGACTCAGCCCTTTCTCGTGCAGGCGCTCGTGCACGTAGCGGTCGCCGACCGCAGTGCGCTCCAGCGGTATTCCGGCGTCCTGCAGCTTGGCCTCCAGGGCCATGTTCGTCATGATCGTGGCCACCACCGCCTGCTCGCCACGGGCACGGGCGTTGAGCAGCAGCATATGGTCCCCATGCACTACCTGACCACGTGAATCCACGAACAGCGCGCGGTCGGCGTCACCATCGAAAGCCACCCCGAGGTCATACTCGCCCTCGCGTACGATCTGGCGCAGATGGTCCATATGGGTGCTGCCGCAGCCCCGGTTGATGTTGCGCCCGTCGGGCGTGGTGTAGACCGCAAAGACGTCAGCCCCTGCGGCCTGGAACACCTTGGGCGCGACCCGGTAGGCCGCGCCGTTGGCACAGTCCAGTGCGATTTTCAGGCCGCGCAGGTCCGGAGCGTGGCTTTTCAGGAAGTCGGTGTACAGGCGCTCAGCCTCGGTGTAGTTGGTCACGCTGCCCATCGCCGTTCCCGTCAGCGGCTCGAAGCCAGGAACCTCATCGATGGCGGCCTCGATCTGATGCTCGGTGGCGTCACTGAGCTTCTGGCCATCTGCCCCGAAGAACTTGATGCCGTTGTCCTCGTAGGGGTTGTGGGAGGCGCTGATGACAACCCCGGCATCCGCTTTCAGGTGCCGGGTCAGGTAACTGACGCCGGGGGTAGGCAACACTCCGACGTGAATCACGGTGACGCCCCGGCTGGTCAGGCCGGCAGCGAGCGCGGCTTCGAGCATGTCACCGCTCTGGCGGGTGTCCTTGCCAATCACGACGCGGGCCTGCGGATTGACGCGGCGCAACACCTCACCGGCAGCGGCACCCAGGCTCATGACCCAGGCGGATGTCAGGGGAAATTCTCCGGCCACGGCCCGCACCCCATCGGTGCCGAAATACTTGCGTTCACTCATGCTGCGCGCATCATACGCCCATGAGTGACGTGAGTAGCTGACGCATCCTTCACTGCCCGAGTTCCCGATCAATCTTGCCGCAACTTCTTGGGCCTTCAGGGCGTACCCTGAGGCATGAGTGGATTTTCTGGAGGAGGATTCTCGTTCAGCCGCAGCGGTCGTGGTCGCGGAGGCTTTTTCGCCCATTCACGCTCCAGCGGCCACCGCCGCGGGATGGTCGGCGGCCTGATGGGCCACAGCCACAGCAGCGGGCGGCGCGGCCACTATGCCCAGGGCGGCCACTACCGTCAGGTGAAACGGCGCCGCTCTGGCGGATGCCTGGGCGCCTTTCTGGTCATGGCCGGGCTGGCCGGAGCCGGGGTGCTGGGCCTGGTGTCGCTGATCGCTTGATCCTGGATCCACCGCTGGCCGCGCTGCACGACGCCTGGACGCTGGTACACGGTACCGGTCCCGCAGGCGCGGCCCGTCTGTGGCCTCCGGTATTGCGTGCAGCTTTCCCCGGCCGGCGCCGGCTCGTGGAAACCTGGACAGGTGAAGGAGCCGCTTTCGCGCGCTACGCCACGGCCGAGGGGCCGCTGTTTCTGAAATATCTGCCCGCCGGCTGGAGGGACCGGAATGCCTACCGCCGGCTGGAACGTGAGGTCAGGTTTCTGCGAGACCTCGCACCAGCGATGCCGGTGGACCACGCGCCACTGCTGCATGGTGCGCTTGACCGTGCGCGACTGCGCGCACACCTGCTGACCCCCGATCTCACGGACCAGACCACAGGGTGGGGAGCGTTGAGCACGGATGAGCAGCGGGAAGACGCGCTGCACGAAATCGTGCGGCTGCTCGCCCGCCTTCATGCCTTCTGGGCCGGACCAGGGTCTGGACTGCTGACCGGGCGGTGGGCCTGGACCCCTCAGGATGTGCTGGCCCAGGCGGGGCGCATCGCTTCGGACTTTCCACCTCATCATCCGGCATGGGTGACCGTGCAGGCGACTGCCGAGGCCCTGCCTGCCCTGCTGGAGGCAGCGCCCCAAATCACGCTGGTGCACGGTGACATTCACTCCGGACAGGTGCTGTGGCGTGTGCCGGACCGCCACCCGGTGCTGATTGATTACGGGCAGGTCCACACCTCGCTTCCTGGCGAGGACTTGGCACATCTGCTGAGTGTGCGCCTCAGCGCTGTGGAACGCCTGCGGCTTGGTCCCGCACTCAGAGCGACCTACCAGGAAACCCTGGCAGATCAGGGCCTTGTCCTTTCCCCTGCTGCCCTGGCAGCCCAGGAGCGGGCCGGTACGGCGCTGAACCTGCTGTCCACGGCACGGCAGGCGCGGCAGTCTTCAGGCAGCGGGGTCCAGGAGGCGCTGTCCAACGTGGCCCAGGCCTGGGTGGAACAGAGCTGAGCGTTTACCCGCCCAGGCCCAGGAAAATCTCATAGCGGCCGAGCTCTGCCTCCAGCCCACGGCGCAGCGCTGCAGTCTGGCGCACACCCGGTACGAATCCGAAATCAGCTTGTAGCCCACCGGCCTCCACGCGCAGGTTGGCCCAGCCGACAGCCCGTTCAGCCTGGAACACCGGCAGGGCGTAGTAGCCCATGCTGCGTTTCGCCGGGGGCGTGTAGGCCTCGAAGCGGTAGGTCCACCCGTGCAGGTGCGTGAAGCGGCGACGGTCCCAGACGAGTGGATCGAAAGGTCCCACGATGCGAACACCTCGTGGCGCACTGGCGCCTTCCAGCTGCTGTTCGGGCAACCAGACGTAGCGCAGGCCATCCACAACGGCCATATGCAGCTCCTCACGCACGATTTGCCTGCTGACCGCACGCAACGTGCTGTGCAGGTGTGGGAAGCCGAACCGGGACAGGCTGATCAGATAACCCAGGCTGGCTTCCGGCAAAGGACCGTAGAGGCGGGCCAGAAGATGAACAGCGCCCCGCAGCCGTTGCTCCTCCGGCCAGGGAACTTCACGCAGCGCCTGGAGGTGCGGAGCAGGAGCGTACAGGCGAACGCCGCCGGCGCGGCGGGTCACACGGGCCCCTCCCTGGTAATGCAGGGCTTCCAGGGCCCGGGTGGTGGCACTGGACTGTCCTCCCCAGGCATTCATGACCCGGCTGGACCCCAGGGCCGCCGAGACCTCACGCGGATGCAGCTCGCCGCGTTCACGCAGCAGCGCGCGCACCTGCGCAAGCAGTTCCGGGTACTGACGTTCTACCCGGCTCTGGGTTGGCTCACGTGGATGCAGCAGGGCCTGCACCTGCCTCGGCACGAAGCCGTAGTTGGGCAGCATGTCCTCCTCGGCGTTCAGCTGTGGATAGAGCTGTTCCAGGTCTCCGGCACGGTAGCCGCGCACCCGCTGCATCAAGGTGAGGTCCTGGGCGCGGGCGGGAGCACGGATCGGGTCGGCCTGCACGAAGCCCATCCGGTCAAGCGCGCCCTGCAGCGTTCCACGGAGTCCGAAGGTAGAAAAGGCCGCTGCCCGCAAGGCCGCCGGGGTCAGGTGCGCTGTCATGCTCCGCCGAGGCTAGCGCACCTGACCCCGTGCTCCTGAGTGCAGAGCACATGGAATACTCCGGGACATGACAGCAGGCCTGCGTGAACGAATTCAGCGCGAATTGCACGTGCAGAGTGCCATCGACCCCGAAGGCGAAATCGAATGCCGCGTCACCTTCCTGTGCGACTACCTCAGCAGCACCCCGGCCCGGGGTTTCGTGCTGGGCATCAGTGGGGGCCAGGACAGCACCCTGGCCGGGCGGCTCTGCCAGCTGGCCGCCGAGCGCTTACGGACTCGGGGCCGTGAGGTGACGTTCGTGGCCATGCGCCTGCCCTATGGCCTGCAGGCGGATGAGGCCGACGCTCAGGCGGCGCTGGCTTTTATCGGACCGGACCGCACCCTCACCCTGAATATTCAACCGGCTGCTGACGCAAGTGCTTCCGCCGCCCACGCTGCACTTGGCTTTGAGCTGCGCGATTTTGTACGGGGCAACATCAAGGCGCGTGAACGCATGGTCGCGCAGTATGCCGTGGCCG is part of the Deinococcus malanensis genome and harbors:
- a CDS encoding cyclic-di-AMP receptor, whose product is MKLVLAVIQDADATALVRVLSENAFEVTKLASTGGFLREGNTTLMIGVTEERLGELKRRVQQTCRSRTRLVAPSVPMGEQHEGLASDPVEVPVGGAVMFVMDVAEFVKV
- the polA gene encoding DNA polymerase I translates to MTTSPIPDTLVLIDGHALAFRSYFALPPLTNSRGEATNAILGFLRMTLRLARQRTNQVIVVFDPPVKTFRHEQFDGYKSGRAETPADLPGQINRIRALVDALGFPRLEEPGYEADDVIASLTRKAEGSGMQVRIVTSDRDAYQLLDDHVKVIANDFSLIGPDQVLEKYGVTVRQWVDYRALTGDASDNIPGAKGIGPKTAAKLLQEYGSLTGIYEAARAGTLKPDGTRQKLLESEQAVKFSHELSCMVTNLPLEVDFGVGRLPGDPARLDELLTELELHSVRRDILALNSASGADLKVPDSIHDAEAVARPEPAGPLETPVEAPWRTPAAGVVWGYVLSREDDLTADLTAAATFETTEAEGAGVVRVAPVLKQDQRQTGSGAAQESLFDGMLAPEGAAPPTKAQLKAQEKARREAEKAAAKLAARYPDTVSEAEFIGQRAVTAAGAKALAAHLSVRGTAVDPGDDPLLHAYLLDPANTTMATVTPRYLGMPWPADAAGRATVAARLLRDLPPQLDEARTKLYSEMEKPLAAVLTRMEVRGVRLDSEYIQGLAGAAAARLAALEAEIYQHVGHEFSVRSPSQLETVLYDELGLASGRKTKLTGKRSTAVAALEPLRDEHPVIPLILEFRELDKLRGTYLDPLPSLVNPRTGRLHTTFAQTAVATGRLSSLNPNLQNIPIRSDIGREIRKGFIADRGYCLISADYSQIELRLLAHIADDPLMQQAFREGADIHRRTAAQVLGLEEHSITSNQRRAAKTVNFGVLYGMSAHRLSNELGIPYAEAAGFIETYFSTYPGIRGYIDRTLEFGRTQGYVETLYGRRRYVPELAATNRNVREAGERLAYNMPIQGTAADIIKHAMIRLDRELEALGGRLLLQVHDELLIEAPEHRAEDVARVTREVMEGAAKLSVPLAVEVGVGPNWFDTK
- the glmM gene encoding phosphoglucosamine mutase, coding for MSERKYFGTDGVRAVAGEFPLTSAWVMSLGAAAGEVLRRVNPQARVVIGKDTRQSGDMLEAALAAGLTSRGVTVIHVGVLPTPGVSYLTRHLKADAGVVISASHNPYEDNGIKFFGADGQKLSDATEHQIEAAIDEVPGFEPLTGTAMGSVTNYTEAERLYTDFLKSHAPDLRGLKIALDCANGAAYRVAPKVFQAAGADVFAVYTTPDGRNINRGCGSTHMDHLRQIVREGEYDLGVAFDGDADRALFVDSRGQVVHGDHMLLLNARARGEQAVVATIMTNMALEAKLQDAGIPLERTAVGDRYVHERLHEKGLSLGGEQSGHVLFLDISPTGDGVLTALLTLASMKKLGTTLDALHDDLVMYPQTLVNVRVQDKKAIAMDDQVQQAVQQAQERLSGRGRVNLRPSGTENLIRVMVEGQDATEIHEVARVLASVVEARGQA
- a CDS encoding phosphotransferase family protein; protein product: MILDPPLAALHDAWTLVHGTGPAGAARLWPPVLRAAFPGRRRLVETWTGEGAAFARYATAEGPLFLKYLPAGWRDRNAYRRLEREVRFLRDLAPAMPVDHAPLLHGALDRARLRAHLLTPDLTDQTTGWGALSTDEQREDALHEIVRLLARLHAFWAGPGSGLLTGRWAWTPQDVLAQAGRIASDFPPHHPAWVTVQATAEALPALLEAAPQITLVHGDIHSGQVLWRVPDRHPVLIDYGQVHTSLPGEDLAHLLSVRLSAVERLRLGPALRATYQETLADQGLVLSPAALAAQERAGTALNLLSTARQARQSSGSGVQEALSNVAQAWVEQS
- a CDS encoding DNA glycosylase AlkZ-like family protein is translated as MTAHLTPAALRAAAFSTFGLRGTLQGALDRMGFVQADPIRAPARAQDLTLMQRVRGYRAGDLEQLYPQLNAEEDMLPNYGFVPRQVQALLHPREPTQSRVERQYPELLAQVRALLRERGELHPREVSAALGSSRVMNAWGGQSSATTRALEALHYQGGARVTRRAGGVRLYAPAPHLQALREVPWPEEQRLRGAVHLLARLYGPLPEASLGYLISLSRFGFPHLHSTLRAVSRQIVREELHMAVVDGLRYVWLPEQQLEGASAPRGVRIVGPFDPLVWDRRRFTHLHGWTYRFEAYTPPAKRSMGYYALPVFQAERAVGWANLRVEAGGLQADFGFVPGVRQTAALRRGLEAELGRYEIFLGLGG
- the nadE gene encoding ammonia-dependent NAD(+) synthetase — protein: MTAGLRERIQRELHVQSAIDPEGEIECRVTFLCDYLSSTPARGFVLGISGGQDSTLAGRLCQLAAERLRTRGREVTFVAMRLPYGLQADEADAQAALAFIGPDRTLTLNIQPAADASASAAHAALGFELRDFVRGNIKARERMVAQYAVAGQEGLLVVGTDHAAEAVTGFFTKYGDGGVDLTPLTGLTKRQGAALLQHLGAPESTWRKVPTADLEDDRPGLPDEVALGVTYEQIDAYLEGREVSEEAARRLEGMFLNTRHKRQLPATPYDTWWREEGLTAR